The following DNA comes from Thermoplasmata archaeon.
CGAGGCCGGCCAGGCCCAAATCAGGACATCCCCGAACGACCGCCAAGGTTTCATCATCCCGGGTTGCGGTCTGATCCGTTCGAAATGAAGGCCGAGGATCGTGCCCTCTCCGTGGTGGTCCCGGTATTCGTCGTGGTCGTCGCAGGAGCCTACGCCCTCTCCGTCCACGCGGCGCTCCTCGTCCCCGCCGAGAGGGTCTTCTCCGAGACCGAGGCCCGGACGTGGGTCCTGCACTTCACGGTTTCCGCGGCGGGCGCGCACGTGGTCGGAGCGTGGACCGCGTTCGATGGGTACGGATGGATCGGCCTCGTGGTCTTGAACGGGACCGTGGAGAAGCCTTGGCCCCCTCCCCTGCTATTCTGCCCCTCGAATATGCGTGGACCCGGTTCAACGGAACCATCGACGCTCCCGTCACCGCAGGTCCGCATACGATGTACTGGACCACCGGATACTGTTCGGACGCCTCGAAGATCGTCGTGACCGAACCGATCCTCATCGGGGACCGCTGACGACGAATCCACCGCGAACGCAGGGTCATTTGAAGTCCGGCGGCAGCAGATCCGGAATGCCGTCCGTGATCTCGTAGCGGTGGTTGCAGTTCTTGCAGAACAAGGACCCTTCGAGGATCTCCTCTTTCTCCGTCTTCACCGTGAGTTCCAAGTCGCCCTTGCAAACGGGGCAGCACAGGATCTCCATGAGGTCCCGCTTCATCGAGCGTGGAATTGCGGCCCGCGGCTTAAGCCCATCGCGGTCCCAAGCCGTTCGAGGGCTGCGCCAAAAGCCTCTTGCGACGCCCTCCCTTCTGGAGGACCTCGCGCCCTCCGCGGATTCCCGAGAACGGATAAATAGGGGCTCCCTCATGGGCGCAACCTCCCGGAGGGTTATCGCGTCGTGGACGAAGGGAAAGGATGGCTCCGCGCCCCGTGGCGGACGGCTGCCATCCTCGTGCTGATCCTCGGCCTGGCCCTCTTCGTCCGCGTGTACTTCGTGTACGGCCTCGCCTTCGCGGGCGCTCCGAGCACGTGCGACGCGAACACCCTCATCGAGGTCTCCGGCGGGTCGGACTCATACTATTGGGACCGCGCCCTCTGCTATTCGTTCCAGACCGGGAAGGACCTCGGGAAGGACTGCATGACGAACTTCCCGGTCTGTTTCCAGAACCCGAGGCCGCCGCTCTTCCCGTGGTTCTCGTTGCTCGTCGGGCGGACGCTCTCGCCCCTCTTCCCGAGCGCCTGGAACGCGGTGGAATTCGTCTTCCTCCTGTCCACGGGCCTGTTTGGCGCCTTGACGGTCTTCCCGACGTACGCGCTCGGCAAGGAGGCGTTCGGCCGGAAGGCCGGAATCATCGCGGCGTTGCTGCTCGCGGTTAGCGTGGGCCACCTCCAGCGGAGCAATGCGACCGACGCGGACCACGACGCCTTCACCCTATTCTTCGTCGTCACGACGTTCTACTTCTTCCTGCGCGCCCTCAAGACGATGAAAGGCCGCCGCTGGGTCGAGAACTGGTTCCGGCGAGAGTCGATTTCCGCCGGGGTGGGCGGGTTCTTCCGGGAGAATCGGACGAGCGTCCTGTACGCGCTCTTGGCGGGCCTCTGCGTCACCGTCATCGCCCTGGCGTGGCAAGGCTGGGCGTACGTCAGCGTGATCTTGCTCGTCTGGTTCGCCGCGGAGATGTTCGTGGACCGCTTCCGCAACGAAGACCCGATGGGCGCCTGGATCCTGTTCGTGATCGCCCTCGCGACGCCCATCGCCCTCGCGTTCCAATGGTACTACGTACGGAACAACATCCGCGTCTGGTTCGACGTCCCCGCGTACCTCTTCCTCGCAGCGATGGTCCTCGGCCTCGCCTTCACCGTGACGCGCGACTACCCGTGGACGCTCGTGATTCCGAGCACCCTGATCGCCGGCGGCGTCGGGCTCGCGGTCGCCGTCGTCGTGAACCCGACCCTCGCGAGCGCGTTCGTCACGGGCGCGGGCTACTTCATCCAGTCGAAGCTCGTCACGACGATCGCAGAGGACCAGGCGCCCGGGATGTCCCAGCTGATCCTGAGCTTCGGCCTCTTCACGTTCGGCATGAGCCTCGTCGCGATCGCGTACATGTTGTGGCAGATCCCGCGGCGGCGCGACCCCGCGTACCGGATCGCGGTGATTTGGACCGTCGTCGCGGCCTTCATGGCCATCACGGCGGCGCGGTTCATCTTCAACGCATCGCCCGCCTTCGCGATCGCGGCGGGGTATGCGATCGACCTGGTCCTCGTCCGGGCGGACTTCGCGACCATGCGGCGCACGTACCGCTCGCTCGCGGAGGGGAGCTGGCGCAACGCGGTCCGGAAGTCCCTGAAAGTGCGGCACATCCTCGCGGCCTTCGGCATCGTGTTCCTCGTCCTCGTGCCGAACGTCTGGTTCGGCCTCGACGCGGCGATCCCGTTCGAACTGAAGACGCAGTACGACCGCCAGGTCGCCTCCACGCTGCCGTCGTTCCTGCGCGCCCCAGGCTACAATCCGAGCAGCACGAGCCCGTTCTACTTCGGGGCGTTCGGGTACACCTTGCCCAAGGTCACGGACTACTATCCCGCGGCGTGGACCTGGTTTCGGACGCAAGACGCGGGCGAACCGCCCGAGCTGCGGCCCGCCTACCTGTCGTGGTGGGACTACGGCTTCGAGGCGGTCGACCGGGGCGCCCATCCGACGGTCGCGGACAACTTCCAGAACGGCTACGCGCTCGCCGGCCAGTTCCTCACCGCCCAGAACGAGACGCAAGGGATTGCGCTGCTCGCGGTCCGGCTCGTCGAGGGTGACTACTGGGCGCACGGCCGCACGATCGGCCCGGAGGTCCGGGACGCCTTGTCGGCGTACGGCATCTCGGCAGACGCGTTCGCCGGCGTCCTGCGCCACCCGGACCAGTACGTGGCGCTCGTCCTCGCGGACCCCCTGACGTACGGCGTCTGGGATTCGAACATGCACCCGTTCAACGCGCAGTACATCGTCCTGACACACCTCCTCACCGCACGAATGGGCGAGGAACGCATGGTCGACCTGTACCACGCGCTCCGGGACGCGACGGATCGGGACATCGGCTACTTCGCGGTCGACTCGCGCCTGTTCCCGATCAGCGCGCAGAACACGGGCATCTTCTACGCCCCGGTCAAGCTGGCGGACCACCGGGTCATCCAGCTCCCGGACGGCCGCGTCCTCCCGGCCGAGTTCTTCCAGATCTTCGTGAACACGACCCGGGCGTCGAACGTCCAGATCCAGTTCGTGCAGCCCGGGGACCAGATCACGAGCCAGCGGATCGCGTACCAGCCGGCGTTCTACAATTCGATGTTTTACCGCGCGTACGTCGGGTATTCCCCCCCGGAGATCGGCTTCCCCAACAACCCGACGATCCCCGGGTTCGATCCCGGAATGCAGGGGTTCCCACCGGAGCCCGCGTGGAACCTGACCCACTGGCGCGTCGTCTACCGTACGTCGTACTTCAACCCGTTCCCGGACGTCGCGAACCACACGGACGCCTGGCAGGCGATGAACTACGTCGACGCCCAGAAGAAGCAGGCGGACATCCAAGCGGGGAAGATGAAAGGGACCGTCGACCTGAGCACGCTGAGCACCGTGGCGAACGGCGTCGTGTTCCTGCGGTACTACGACGGCGCCTGGGTCAACGGGACCGTGTCGGCGGATGGCGTGCCCCTCGCGCGCGTCAACATCACCGTGACGGACGAGCTCGGGACGCCGCACTACTGGACGACGACGGATGCGGGCGGGCGCTACAGTGCGCTCGTGCCCTTCGGCAACGTCACGATCACGGCGTCCGTTGGACGGCGGTCGACGAGCCTGATCGGGACGCGCACCCTTGCGGCGGCCACGCTCCCCGTGTCGGAAGACCAGGCGATGCGCGTGCCTTCGGACTCCGACGGCGACGGCATCCCGGACTGGATCATGACCCGGGACCTGCACGTCCCCGCGCACTCGGAGAGCGGCACGCTCTTCTTCGACCTGGACCGGAACGGCGCCTTCCAAGCGGGCGACGCGGTCCTGCCGGGCGCGACCCTCACCTTCACGGACAAGGAGTTCCCGTACGCGCGGACCGCCACGAGCCGGCCGGATGGCTCGTTCACGGTGTCGCCGATGCCGGCGGGCACGTACGCCGTGACGGTGCAGGCGAATAGACATACGGTCCGCGCCGCCGACGGCACGATCGGGACGTCGGACGTGACGGCGAACGTCGCCGTGCCGTACGCGAACGTGCGGGGAACCGCGAGCTCGAGCCTCGGCGGCCCCGTCGCGGGCGCGTCGCTCGAGGCCGTCGACGCGACGAACGGGACCACCCTCCGGTTCACGGCGGATCGCGAAGGGTCGTACCTGATCCGGCCGCTCATGGCGGGGAACTACACCGTCACGGCGGCGTCCGGCGACATTGCCTCGAACCCCGCGCGCGTGCGGGCGCAGAACTCCGACTTCTTCCTGAACCTGACGCTCCGGCCGTCGGGCACCGTCGCGGGCAGCACGACCCTCTTCGGGACGGACCAGCCGTTCGCCAGCCTCGACTTCCAGGCCGCGACGGACCCCTCGACGGTCCGCACGGCGACGTCCGACGCGTCCGCCCGGTACTCGATCCGCCTCCCGGCCGGGGAGTGGTTCGTCTCCGGACGGTTGTACCAGGGCACGACGCTCTACGCGTCGTTGGGTCGCGTCCTCGTCGCCGCCGGCGCCACGACCGCCTTCGATGCGATGTTCGTCCAGGGCGTCCGGGTCGGCGGCACCGTCTTCGACCCGAATCCCGCCATCCGGAACCCGCAAGCCTCCGTCGCGTTCACGAACGGGGCGGGCCAGCGGTGGCTCACGACGAGCGCGAGTGGCGGCTACCTCGCCTTCCTGCCCACGGGCACGTACGACGTCGAGGCGTTCACCGCGGCCGCGGCGTCGTTCAGGTCCGTCGCCTTGACCGGCAGCCGGACGGTCGACATCCGCCTGGTGAACGCCTCCGAGGCGGTCCGCGGGTCCGTCTACCGCGACGTGAACGGAAACGCCGCGCTCGATCCGGGCGAGGCGGTCGCCGGCGCGCACATCGCCCTGACGGACGACGCTGGGGCGCACATCGCCCTGACGACGAACGCAACGGGCGGGTTCTTCGTCCCCCTGTTCGGGAACCACACGTACCAGGGCTCCGTGTCCGCCCTCGGGTTCGAGACGCGCGCGATCCCGACCTCCTCGCCAGCGGGCCTCCGAACCCTCTTGCCGATTGCCCTCGTCCCGACCTCCGTCGACGTCCGAGGGAGCGTCCTGCTCGGCGGCGCCCCGCTCCTGAATCGACCCGTCACGGTCCGCGCGGTCGCCATCGGCGAAGGCGCGGTCGCGCAGACGGCCGTCACCGACTCGAACGGCGGCTACGGCTTCCGGGTCGTCCCGGGGACGTACGACCTCGTCGTGGACGAGAACGTCTCGACGACGCGCGACTCGAGGTACCAGAACGAGGAATCGAACGGCATCGACGTGTCCGTCGGCCAGGCGGCCCTCGGCGTCGACATCGCGATTGTCGTCCGCACCCGAGTGACGGGGAACGTCACCTTGTCCGGCGCCCCACAGTCCGCGTCGCTGTCGTTCGACGGACCGGAGCACCGAACCGCCGAGGCGACGACGGCAGGGTTCGAGGTCTACCTCGTGCCGGGCTCCTACGCCGTCTACGGGACCAAGCAAATCGTCCCGGAGGTGTATGCATTCATCTCGACCGCGACGGTGCCGGCGACGAACCTGACGTTCGCGCTCGTCAAGGCGACGCGCGTCGCGGGCCACGCCCTCTTCAACGGCGCGGGCGTCGTCGGGCCGATGCCCGTCTCCTTCGCGCGGGCGGAGGGCGGCCTCGTGAACGTCTCGACCGACTCCTCCGGCGCGTACACCGCGTACCTCGTCCCCGGCAACTACACCGTCACGCTGACCGGGACGAACTCCGCGACCGAGGCGGGCGTGCCGCGCTTCTACGCGTACGCCTTCACGGGCGGCCTCGCGGTCGCACCCGGGGTCGCGGAAATCTCGTTCGACATAGCCGTCTCGCGGAGCTTCGACAACACGACCGTCTCGGGGACCGTGAGCTTCGGCGGATTCGGTGTCGACGCGACCGTGACGTTCAACGCCCGGGGAGGGGGCGCGATCACCGCCACCGCCTCGTCCGGCTCAAACGGCTCCTATTCGGTGGGGCTCGCGCCGGGCACGTACGACGTGTATGCGTCTCGTGCCCTCGGGAGCGCCGTGTCGTTCTTCCAGATCACCGTCCCCCATGCCTCCGAGTCCGTCCGCGACATCGCCCTGGCGAGCGGGTTCGCCCTTTTCGGCGTGACGACGGACCCGCGGGGAGCGCGGACGTCTGCGTCCATTGAAATCCAGTCGACGGCGACACTCGAGCTGACGTCGGACGGGAGCGGATCGTACTCGACCGTCCTGCCCACGGGCGTCTACACGATCACGGCGACGAAGGCGGCCACGGAGAACGGGATCTCCGTCACGTACCTAGCCACGACGTCCGTCGCGCTGCAGTTGGACACCGTCGCGAACCTCGCCCTCGAAAAGGTCGTCTCTCGGTCCGTCGTCGTGTCGTGGGACGCGTCTCAGCGGCAGGCGATCGCCGCCGGTTCGTCGGCGACGTACACGATCGTCGTGCGGAACACGGGCAACGTCGCGGACACCTGGTCGCTCTCCGGCCGCCCCGCCGACTGGCAATTCGCTTTCGCGCCCTCGACGGTCTCCCTGAACTTCGGGGCCTCCGGCACGAGCGCGGCCGTCAGCGTGACGCTCACGAGTCCGTCGGACGCCCTCGTGGACCACGGCACGATCACCCTCGTCGCGACCTCGACGACGGACGGGACGACCCAAGGCACCGTCGACGTCCAAGTCGACATCGTCCGGACGCGCGGCCTCTCCCTCACCCTCGATCCGAACTCCGGCGTGTTCGACGGCCGCTTCCTGAACTACACGCTTACGATCAAGAATTCCGGGAACGCCGACGAGACGATCGACGTGGAGATCACGAACCCCGATGACCTCGCGGCGGGCGGTTGGACCGCCCGGCTCGGGACGGTCGGCGGGCCCGCGAACGACATCCGCTTGTCCGACGTCACCGTCCCGGCGAACTCGACGACGAAGGTGCGCCTCCAGTCGCAGTCGTCCGGCGGCGCGAGCGGTGCGACCGCCATCGTGCGCGCCTCCGCGCAGGACTCGATGGCCGTCGCTTCGACGGGGTTCTTCACGCTCCAGCTGCCGGCCCTTGCCGCCGGGGCCGTCACGGAGGGTGGGCCGGACATCGCCCACGAGGTGCCGCTCAACATGCAACTCGTCGCGGCCCTCGTCGCGGGCGCGGCCGCGGTCGGGGTGGGCCTGTTCCTCACCCGGAGGCGGTGAACTGGCCGCGCGCACGGCGATCCTGGGGGCCGCAGTCTTGCTGGCGGTCTTCGCCCTCGCGGTCCCTTCGGCCACCGCCCAGTTGCCGCTCGTCGTCAACCTCACGGGTCCTTCGTCCCTCGCCCCGAGCCAACGGGCGGCGTACAACCTGACGATCTCCGGCGGGCCGACGGGCGAGGTGACGTACACCGCCCGCTGGTACGTCACAGGCCCCGATGCGGCGGGCGCGGTCCCGTCCAGTTCGAACCCGACGACGGAGACGCGGAACACGACGTCCTTCCGGCTGAACATCACCGCGCCGCCGCGGGACACCGACGTGAGGCTCGTCGTGAGCGTGGGCGCGCAGGTCGGGACGACGTCCGAGAACACGAGCGTCGAGAAGTCGATTATCGTCATCACGCCGATTCTCCTGTCGGCAACGTTCCGGAACGACGGGACGACCGCAGCCGTCAACCTGACGGCGCGCTTCTTCGTGGACGACGCCCTCGTGGGTTCGCGGAAGATCGCGAGGATCGACTCGCATGCGCAGGCGACCGCGTCGTTCAACTACCTCCCGATCGGGCTCCAGCCCGGCGCCCATCGCGTGCGGATCGAGGCGGATCTCGACGGGAACGGCATCATCGATTCGTCCCGCGGCGAGGCCTTTGCTTCCGACCTGTTCTATCGGACGACGCCCGGCCTCGGGACCGGCTGGACGGTCCTCATCGGGATCGCGGTGTTCCTGCCCGTCCTGATTGCGACCGTCGCGGTGCGCCGACGCGGGCGCCCCTAATCAGGCCGACTCGAGCAGCCACACGTCGGAACGGTTCCGCAGCAACATCCCGAGCTTCGTGCGGGTGATCCCCGCGCGCTTCAAGAGCGGTTCGAGCTTCGCCTCTTCGGGCACCTGCGCCTCGCCGTCGACCCATGCCGTGGCGACGGGCTGGTACCGCACGCCGCGGTCGGCCACCCGGACGCGCGCCGCGGCCGCCTCTCGGAACGTGTGGAGCACGACGTGCACGGACGTGACCGCGGTCGGCTGCACCTTGTGGTTGTAGAACCGCGCGACCTCGCGGTGGACCGGCGCGAACTCCCCGACGCGCTTCGCGTACTCCCGCCATCCGCGCTCGAAGGGCGAACGCAAGGTCGACATGCAATGCTCGGTGACCGGCAGGACCTCCTCGAACGTCGAGAGGATCGACTGGCCCGTCGTCAGCGCGGATAGGAACTCGGGCCACGTGCCGTACTCCTCCTTCGGCATCGAGTTCGCGAGGTTCCTCGCGAGCGAGAGGAGGTAGTTGTGCAGGCCCCCGACGCCGACCTTTGCGGCGATGTCCTCGAGGAACAGATGCGTCGCGATCTCGACGAACGGGTTGCTGTCGGGGATCCGGGATTCCGGCATGCTAGCGGTCACCTTTGAT
Coding sequences within:
- a CDS encoding methytransferase partner Trm112; protein product: MKRDLMEILCCPVCKGDLELTVKTEKEEILEGSLFCKNCNHRYEITDGIPDLLPPDFK
- a CDS encoding carboxypeptidase regulatory-like domain-containing protein — protein: MDEGKGWLRAPWRTAAILVLILGLALFVRVYFVYGLAFAGAPSTCDANTLIEVSGGSDSYYWDRALCYSFQTGKDLGKDCMTNFPVCFQNPRPPLFPWFSLLVGRTLSPLFPSAWNAVEFVFLLSTGLFGALTVFPTYALGKEAFGRKAGIIAALLLAVSVGHLQRSNATDADHDAFTLFFVVTTFYFFLRALKTMKGRRWVENWFRRESISAGVGGFFRENRTSVLYALLAGLCVTVIALAWQGWAYVSVILLVWFAAEMFVDRFRNEDPMGAWILFVIALATPIALAFQWYYVRNNIRVWFDVPAYLFLAAMVLGLAFTVTRDYPWTLVIPSTLIAGGVGLAVAVVVNPTLASAFVTGAGYFIQSKLVTTIAEDQAPGMSQLILSFGLFTFGMSLVAIAYMLWQIPRRRDPAYRIAVIWTVVAAFMAITAARFIFNASPAFAIAAGYAIDLVLVRADFATMRRTYRSLAEGSWRNAVRKSLKVRHILAAFGIVFLVLVPNVWFGLDAAIPFELKTQYDRQVASTLPSFLRAPGYNPSSTSPFYFGAFGYTLPKVTDYYPAAWTWFRTQDAGEPPELRPAYLSWWDYGFEAVDRGAHPTVADNFQNGYALAGQFLTAQNETQGIALLAVRLVEGDYWAHGRTIGPEVRDALSAYGISADAFAGVLRHPDQYVALVLADPLTYGVWDSNMHPFNAQYIVLTHLLTARMGEERMVDLYHALRDATDRDIGYFAVDSRLFPISAQNTGIFYAPVKLADHRVIQLPDGRVLPAEFFQIFVNTTRASNVQIQFVQPGDQITSQRIAYQPAFYNSMFYRAYVGYSPPEIGFPNNPTIPGFDPGMQGFPPEPAWNLTHWRVVYRTSYFNPFPDVANHTDAWQAMNYVDAQKKQADIQAGKMKGTVDLSTLSTVANGVVFLRYYDGAWVNGTVSADGVPLARVNITVTDELGTPHYWTTTDAGGRYSALVPFGNVTITASVGRRSTSLIGTRTLAAATLPVSEDQAMRVPSDSDGDGIPDWIMTRDLHVPAHSESGTLFFDLDRNGAFQAGDAVLPGATLTFTDKEFPYARTATSRPDGSFTVSPMPAGTYAVTVQANRHTVRAADGTIGTSDVTANVAVPYANVRGTASSSLGGPVAGASLEAVDATNGTTLRFTADREGSYLIRPLMAGNYTVTAASGDIASNPARVRAQNSDFFLNLTLRPSGTVAGSTTLFGTDQPFASLDFQAATDPSTVRTATSDASARYSIRLPAGEWFVSGRLYQGTTLYASLGRVLVAAGATTAFDAMFVQGVRVGGTVFDPNPAIRNPQASVAFTNGAGQRWLTTSASGGYLAFLPTGTYDVEAFTAAAASFRSVALTGSRTVDIRLVNASEAVRGSVYRDVNGNAALDPGEAVAGAHIALTDDAGAHIALTTNATGGFFVPLFGNHTYQGSVSALGFETRAIPTSSPAGLRTLLPIALVPTSVDVRGSVLLGGAPLLNRPVTVRAVAIGEGAVAQTAVTDSNGGYGFRVVPGTYDLVVDENVSTTRDSRYQNEESNGIDVSVGQAALGVDIAIVVRTRVTGNVTLSGAPQSASLSFDGPEHRTAEATTAGFEVYLVPGSYAVYGTKQIVPEVYAFISTATVPATNLTFALVKATRVAGHALFNGAGVVGPMPVSFARAEGGLVNVSTDSSGAYTAYLVPGNYTVTLTGTNSATEAGVPRFYAYAFTGGLAVAPGVAEISFDIAVSRSFDNTTVSGTVSFGGFGVDATVTFNARGGGAITATASSGSNGSYSVGLAPGTYDVYASRALGSAVSFFQITVPHASESVRDIALASGFALFGVTTDPRGARTSASIEIQSTATLELTSDGSGSYSTVLPTGVYTITATKAATENGISVTYLATTSVALQLDTVANLALEKVVSRSVVVSWDASQRQAIAAGSSATYTIVVRNTGNVADTWSLSGRPADWQFAFAPSTVSLNFGASGTSAAVSVTLTSPSDALVDHGTITLVATSTTDGTTQGTVDVQVDIVRTRGLSLTLDPNSGVFDGRFLNYTLTIKNSGNADETIDVEITNPDDLAAGGWTARLGTVGGPANDIRLSDVTVPANSTTKVRLQSQSSGGASGATAIVRASAQDSMAVASTGFFTLQLPALAAGAVTEGGPDIAHEVPLNMQLVAALVAGAAAVGVGLFLTRRR
- a CDS encoding CARDB domain-containing protein, producing the protein MLAVFALAVPSATAQLPLVVNLTGPSSLAPSQRAAYNLTISGGPTGEVTYTARWYVTGPDAAGAVPSSSNPTTETRNTTSFRLNITAPPRDTDVRLVVSVGAQVGTTSENTSVEKSIIVITPILLSATFRNDGTTAAVNLTARFFVDDALVGSRKIARIDSHAQATASFNYLPIGLQPGAHRVRIEADLDGNGIIDSSRGEAFASDLFYRTTPGLGTGWTVLIGIAVFLPVLIATVAVRRRGRP